The Centroberyx gerrardi isolate f3 chromosome 12, fCenGer3.hap1.cur.20231027, whole genome shotgun sequence genome has a window encoding:
- the fabp4b gene encoding fatty acid binding protein 4b, which yields MVEQFVGTWKMTASDNFDEYMKAIGVGFATRQMGNMAKPNLLFSVDDAGVVSMKSQSTFKTTEIQFKLNEEFDETTADDRKTKTVITVENGKLVQKQTWDGKTTTLEREIQDGKLIAKCVMDDVVAVRTYEKEA from the exons ATGGTTGAGCAATTTGTTGGGACCTGGAAGATGACTGCCAGTGACAACTTCGATGAATACATGAAGGCAATTG GTGTGGGCTTCGCCACTCGGCAAATGGGAAACATGGCAAAGCCTAACTTGCTGTTCAGCGTGGATGATGCTGGTGTGGTGTCCATGAAGTCTCAGAGCACTTTCAAAACCACAGAGATCCAGTTCAAACTGAACGAGGAGTTCGACGAGACGACTGCAGATGACAGGAAGACCAAG ACCGTCATTACCGTTGAGAATGGGAAGCTTGTGCAAAAACAGACGTGGGATGGAAAGACCACGACACTGGAGCGCGAGATTCAAGATGGGAAACTGATAGCG AAATGTGTCATGGATGACGTTGTTGCTGTGAGGACCTATGAGAAGGAGGCATAA